A genomic segment from Nocardia cyriacigeorgica GUH-2 encodes:
- a CDS encoding alpha/beta fold hydrolase, with product MGIREVVSADGTSIVYRVSGTAEGRPLVLLHGWSANLRCWGQAADDLAEKYRVIAVDLRGHGYSGAPESGYDDPKNWAADLAAVLSAESIESGAVLLGWSYGGIAISDYLTAYGTGAVAGVIFTGSLANIGPDVPGAAVGPAMQTAIPSVFEESAGRAMRGFAAFGNSNTGPGADKGVDAQRLFGASLSTPPFVRKALFYRTVDNSETLRNLDIPVLVLHGTADPVVPIDNGRYIAELAPKSRTSFWEDAQHGLFIEDRERFVGEVSEFVDGL from the coding sequence ATGGGTATTCGGGAAGTCGTCAGCGCGGACGGAACCAGCATCGTCTACCGGGTCAGCGGCACGGCCGAGGGCAGGCCGCTGGTGCTGCTGCACGGATGGTCGGCGAACCTGCGGTGCTGGGGCCAGGCCGCCGACGACCTCGCCGAGAAGTACCGCGTGATCGCGGTCGATCTGCGTGGCCACGGCTACTCCGGCGCGCCGGAATCCGGCTACGACGATCCGAAGAACTGGGCCGCCGATCTCGCCGCCGTACTCTCCGCCGAATCCATCGAGTCCGGCGCCGTACTGCTCGGCTGGTCCTACGGCGGCATCGCGATCAGCGACTACCTCACCGCCTACGGCACCGGCGCGGTCGCCGGCGTGATCTTCACCGGCTCGCTGGCCAATATCGGCCCCGACGTCCCGGGCGCGGCGGTGGGCCCGGCCATGCAGACCGCGATTCCCTCGGTCTTCGAGGAGAGCGCGGGCCGGGCCATGCGCGGTTTCGCCGCCTTCGGCAATTCCAATACCGGGCCGGGCGCGGACAAGGGCGTCGACGCGCAACGGCTGTTCGGCGCGAGCCTGTCCACTCCGCCGTTCGTGCGCAAGGCGCTGTTCTACCGGACCGTCGACAACTCCGAAACCCTGCGCAACCTCGACATTCCGGTGCTGGTGCTGCACGGCACCGCCGACCCGGTGGTCCCCATCGACAACGGCCGCTACATCGCCGAGCTGGCCCCGAAGTCGCGCACCTCGTTCTGGGAGGACGCCCAGCACGGGCTGTTCATCGAGGACCGCGAGCGGTTCGTCGGTGAGGTGAGCGAGTTCGTCGACGGGCTCTGA
- the mshA gene encoding D-inositol-3-phosphate glycosyltransferase — protein sequence MDSVSQRPEPRPRRIAVLSVHTSPLAQPGTGDAGGMNVYVLQTAIELARRGTEVEIFTRATSSNVPPVQEAAPGVLVRNVVAGPFEGLDKHDLPTQLCPFTAEVLRQEARHLPGHYDLVHSHYWLSGQVGWLARDRWRVPLVHTAHTLAAVKNAALAEGDCPEPATREIGEKQVIAEADRMVANTDAEARQLVELYGAEPDRIDVVPPGADLSRYLPGDKAAARAEFGLPADEQIVAFIGRIQPLKAPDVLVRAAAEVLRREPDRKLRVLIVGGPSGSGLKRPDALIELAAELGIADRVTFLPPQSADRLVQIYRAADLVAVPSYNESFGLVALEAQASGTPVLAADVGGLGTAVRDQHTGLLVPGHRTDDWAGALTTLLDAPDRLTEMGARAVEHAAGFSWAHTADGLLASYSAALSRFADDRSGPAAFGARPTILGDSQARSRALWRRRTGARR from the coding sequence ATGGACAGTGTGAGTCAACGCCCGGAACCACGGCCCCGTCGGATCGCCGTGTTGTCGGTGCATACCTCACCACTCGCGCAGCCGGGCACCGGCGATGCGGGCGGCATGAACGTCTACGTGCTGCAAACCGCCATCGAGCTGGCCCGGCGTGGCACCGAGGTGGAGATCTTCACCCGGGCCACCTCCTCCAACGTCCCCCCGGTGCAGGAAGCCGCGCCGGGCGTGCTGGTGCGCAATGTGGTGGCGGGCCCGTTCGAGGGCCTGGACAAACACGATCTGCCCACGCAGCTGTGCCCGTTCACCGCCGAGGTGCTGCGCCAAGAGGCCAGGCATCTGCCCGGTCATTACGACCTGGTGCATTCGCATTACTGGCTGTCCGGCCAGGTGGGCTGGCTGGCCCGGGATCGCTGGCGGGTGCCGCTGGTGCACACCGCGCACACCCTCGCCGCGGTGAAGAACGCCGCGCTGGCCGAAGGTGATTGTCCCGAGCCCGCGACCCGCGAGATCGGCGAGAAGCAGGTGATCGCCGAGGCCGACCGGATGGTCGCCAATACCGATGCCGAGGCCCGCCAGCTCGTCGAGCTCTACGGCGCCGAGCCGGACCGGATCGATGTGGTGCCGCCCGGCGCCGACCTGAGCCGCTACCTTCCCGGCGACAAGGCCGCCGCCCGCGCGGAGTTCGGCCTGCCCGCCGACGAGCAGATCGTCGCGTTCATCGGCCGCATCCAGCCGTTGAAGGCGCCCGATGTGCTGGTACGCGCCGCCGCCGAGGTGCTGCGCCGCGAACCGGATCGCAAGCTGCGCGTGCTCATCGTGGGCGGCCCTTCGGGCAGTGGCCTGAAACGCCCCGACGCGCTCATCGAACTCGCCGCCGAACTCGGCATCGCCGACCGGGTGACGTTCCTGCCGCCGCAGTCCGCCGACCGGCTGGTGCAGATCTATCGCGCCGCCGACTTGGTCGCGGTCCCCAGCTACAACGAATCCTTCGGCCTGGTCGCACTCGAGGCGCAGGCCAGCGGCACGCCCGTGCTGGCCGCCGATGTGGGCGGGCTCGGCACCGCAGTACGCGATCAGCACACCGGCCTGCTGGTGCCCGGCCACCGCACCGACGACTGGGCCGGCGCCCTGACCACCCTGCTCGACGCCCCCGACCGGCTCACCGAGATGGGCGCGCGGGCCGTCGAACACGCCGCGGGCTTCTCCTGGGCGCACACCGCCGACGGACTGCTGGCCAGCTATTCGGCCGCACTGTCCCGATTCGCCGACGACCGCTCCGGCCCCGCCGCCTTCGGGGCCCGGCCGACTATCCTCGGCGACAGTCAGGCCAGATCGCGGGCGCTGTGGCGGCGCCGGACAGGAGCACGCCGATGA
- a CDS encoding YbjN domain-containing protein → MSQVPEAAAVADVIDATLADREIEYTRPAEDTFVVVLPGERKLKTTLMLTVGKHGVRIESFVCRKPDENFEGVYKYLLRRNRKLYGVAYTLDRVGDIYLVGRISNHAVDPDELDRIFGQVLEAVDFDFNTLLELGFAESIRKEWKWRVSRGESLKNLRAFEHLIDESSDTP, encoded by the coding sequence ATGAGCCAGGTACCCGAGGCAGCGGCCGTCGCCGACGTCATCGACGCGACGCTGGCCGACCGCGAGATCGAATACACCCGCCCCGCCGAGGACACCTTCGTCGTCGTGCTGCCCGGCGAGCGCAAGCTGAAGACCACGCTCATGCTCACCGTCGGCAAGCACGGGGTGCGGATCGAATCGTTCGTCTGCCGCAAACCGGACGAGAATTTCGAAGGCGTCTACAAATACCTGCTGCGCCGCAACCGCAAGCTCTACGGTGTGGCCTACACCCTGGACCGCGTGGGTGACATCTACCTCGTCGGCCGGATCTCCAACCACGCCGTCGACCCCGACGAACTCGACCGCATTTTCGGCCAGGTCCTCGAGGCCGTCGATTTCGACTTCAACACCCTGCTCGAACTGGGGTTCGCCGAATCCATTCGCAAGGAATGGAAGTGGCGGGTCTCGCGCGGGGAATCGTTGAAGAACCTGCGCGCGTTCGAGCACTTGATCGACGAATCGTCCGATACGCCTTAG